A window of Nonomuraea angiospora genomic DNA:
CGGCCTTGGCGAGGGAGGCGATGTTCTGCTCGATCAGCTCCGGCGTGATCGTGAACAGGCCGTTGGCCTTGACGTCGGGGGTGACCACGAGCTCGTTCTGCATCTTGGCCTCCTCGGTCTGCTCCTTGACGTCGAGGTTCTGGTCCTTGCCGTAGACGGTGGCGGCCAGCTCGGCGGACTTGGCCGGGTCGGCGACGGCGTCCTTCCAGCCCTTGATCTCGGCGGTCAGGAACGCCTTGAGCTTGTCGCGCTCCTTGTCGATGGTCTCCTGCGTCACCGTGAACGTCTCGGCGACCAGCGGCAGGCCGGCGTCGGCGAACAGCAGGTAGGCGGGGTCGTGGCCCTGCATCCGCAGCCGTACGGGACCGCTGGTGACGTAGCCGACGTAACCGTCGAGCTGCCCGGAGGTCAGCATCGAGGGGTCCGACTGGAACGGCACGCGGGTCACGCTCGACGGGTCGAGGTTGTTGGCCTTGAGCAGCGCGTTCCAGACCAGCTCGTTGGAGTCCTGGACGCCGATCTTCTTGCCGACGAGGTCCTTGGCGTCCTTGATCGGGTTCTTGTTGAGCGAGACGATCGCGAACGGGTTCTTCTGGAAGGTCGCGCCGACGATCTTCAGCTGGGCACCCTGCAGGACGGCCGGCGCGGTGATCGTGGGCGCGGACAGGCCCGCCCAGCAGCGGCCGGTGGCCAGGCCCGACTCGACCGAGGTGCCGGAGCCGCCCCCCGACAGCAGCTCGACCTGCGAGAATCCGGCGGCCTTGAAGTAGCCCTTGGTGTCCGCGAAGTACTCGCCGGCGAACTCGACGTTCTTCTTCCAGGAGAGCTGGAGCTTGACCGAGCCCAGCCCGCTCGCTCCTCCTCCGCCGCCGGCGGCCGTGGTCTCGCCACAGGCGGCCAGACCGAGCGCCAGACCGGCCAGACCTGTTGTCCGCAGGAACGCGCGGCGGTCGAGAGAAATAGCCATAATTCTTCCTTGAGCGGCGGTGAAGGTGCAGGTCAGGAACGGTATCCCTTGATTATTACCATCGTGTGACGGTGGTTTTGGACAACCGGGCACCGGAAGCCGTCGCTCGGAGGGAATGCGGGAAAACCGCTGGCGAGCCCTGTAGGTCCCTACGAGAGCGCGATCCGAGGACCGTAGATCCCTCCAGCCACCCGGCGGCTCGGGTAGCGTCGGGCCTGAAATGAGACTCGACGGAATCCCCCTTTGGGACGGTACCGAATATCGCGGCCCAGTCGATCTGAGCTGGGAGCCGGACCGGATCATCAGCGTGCAGCCGGACACTCTGCCCGGCTATGACGGTCTATGCGTGCTTCCCGGCCTGGTGGACACGCACGTGCACCTGGTCGGCTACGCGGGCCCCGGCGACCCGCCGGACTTCGCGACCTGGCCGCTGGTGACCACCCGGGACGAGCAGGTGCTGCACGGCGCCGCCCACGCCCAGCGGGCCATGCGGCACGGCGTGACGACCCTGCGCGACCTGGCGGGCGACGAGGCTCAGATCGCGCTGCGCCGGGTGTTCGACGCCGGGGTGCTGCCCGGGCCGCGCGTCCAGGTGCACGGCGTGGTGGGGATGACGGCCGGGCACAACGACCTGTTCGTGCCGCCCGCCTTCCCCGTGCGCAAGCCCACGGCGGACGGCCCCGACGAGTGCCGCAAGCTCGTACGCGCCTGGGCCCGCGCCGGCATGGACGGCATCAAGCTCACGACCAGCGGCGGCGTGCTGTCGATCGGCGACAAGAACGCCTGGCGCAACTACACCCGCGACGAGATCAGGGCGGTCGTGGACGAGGCGCACGCGCTCGGCATGCTGGTGGCCTCGCACGCCCACTCCGAGGACGGCATCCGCGTGGCCGTCGAGGAGGGCGTCGACTCGATCGAGCACGGCACGCTCATGAGCAAGGACCTGGCCGAGACGCTGGCCGCCCGGGGCACGCCGGTCGCGCCCACGCTGCTGATCAACGAGGCCATCGCCGAGGGCCGCGTCCCCGTCACGCCCGAGGCCAGCGCCAAGGCCGCCGAGCTGATCGCCCGGCGCGACGTGCTGCTGGCCCAGGCCGCCGCGCTGGGCGTGCGGTTCGTGCTCGGCACCGACGCGAACGGCCACCACGTGCAGTTCGGCGACCAGTTCGCCGAGGTCGTCCACATGACGCGGGTGCTCGGCATGGACGCCGAGTCCGCGCTGCGCGCGGCCACCTCCGACGCGGCCGACTCGATCGGCATGCCCGTGGGGCGGATCGCGCCGGGGCTGGGCGCCGACTTCGTCGTGCTGCGCGGCCGCCCGTGGGAGCGCATCGAGGACCTGGCCACGG
This region includes:
- a CDS encoding ABC transporter substrate-binding protein is translated as MAISLDRRAFLRTTGLAGLALGLAACGETTAAGGGGGASGLGSVKLQLSWKKNVEFAGEYFADTKGYFKAAGFSQVELLSGGGSGTSVESGLATGRCWAGLSAPTITAPAVLQGAQLKIVGATFQKNPFAIVSLNKNPIKDAKDLVGKKIGVQDSNELVWNALLKANNLDPSSVTRVPFQSDPSMLTSGQLDGYVGYVTSGPVRLRMQGHDPAYLLFADAGLPLVAETFTVTQETIDKERDKLKAFLTAEIKGWKDAVADPAKSAELAATVYGKDQNLDVKEQTEEAKMQNELVVTPDVKANGLFTITPELIEQNIASLAKAGVNIKAEQLFDLTILDEIYKADPSLKLS
- a CDS encoding metal-dependent hydrolase family protein, translated to MRLDGIPLWDGTEYRGPVDLSWEPDRIISVQPDTLPGYDGLCVLPGLVDTHVHLVGYAGPGDPPDFATWPLVTTRDEQVLHGAAHAQRAMRHGVTTLRDLAGDEAQIALRRVFDAGVLPGPRVQVHGVVGMTAGHNDLFVPPAFPVRKPTADGPDECRKLVRAWARAGMDGIKLTTSGGVLSIGDKNAWRNYTRDEIRAVVDEAHALGMLVASHAHSEDGIRVAVEEGVDSIEHGTLMSKDLAETLAARGTPVAPTLLINEAIAEGRVPVTPEASAKAAELIARRDVLLAQAAALGVRFVLGTDANGHHVQFGDQFAEVVHMTRVLGMDAESALRAATSDAADSIGMPVGRIAPGLGADFVVLRGRPWERIEDLATENIVAVVSRGRVVAGRLPVSP